The sequence CTTTCTACTTCAAAGAAACCACCTTTCCCTCTGTTCCAGAACCTATTTAGAGCCATATCTATTACATTCTTTGATGATTCAAGATATTTTTCTTCTTTAGTTATCTCAAACAATCTTAACAGGCTATATCCAAAATATGCATAATCAGATAGTATGCCTGGTTTGGTCTTTGATCTCATGAGATGGGCATTTTGCAGTCTATTATCTAGAAGCATATTAGCAGTTTTCACAGCGCTTTCTAGAAAGTATTTATCTGACGTGGCAAGATAACTTTCACAGAAAGCCTCTATTACAAGCGAGTTTACATCAGTGTAAATTGATTTATCTACAAATCTTTTTCCCTTTATTTTAGCGTTGGACGTGTAAAATCCGCCTTCTTCTGATTCGTTTGCAGAAAAATATTTTTTAAATTGATTTATTATATCCTTTAAATCAGAAGCTACAAAGGTTCTAAAGGCTCTAGAATAAAGCCGTAGTAGTTCTGCATTGTCTGCAGTAGTTTTTTCTTCTCTTACACATTGCCATGCTTCATCGGCGGAGCATCTATAAAATCCACCCTCTTCTTTATCGTGGATTTTACCCTTTGCCATATTCCTTAAAACGAGCAAAACTGCCTTTTTTATCTCTTCCTTTGTATCCGTTTGTGTTTCGTTAACGTATTGATTTACCATTACTTCAAAAAGAGAAGGAAAATAAAATTTCTGATCAAGAGCCAAACTGCCAGAGACATCGTCCCAGTTTTCTAACACTTCCATTACAGAAAAGTGTATTATGTTGTTATCAATGCCCATTGGTTCTGTGTGAAAGTGCTTTTGGATTAATTCTTCGTTGTTTTTTGAGAGTTCTTCTATCTTTTTTCTTGCTTCCTTGAACATACCTAACACTCTTTCAAGGATATCTTTAAAACCTATTTCTTCGTTTGTTTTTCTATACACAAAACCGTAGAATGCTCTCGCTTCAGGAGTAAGGAATGCTATCAATGGCCATCCAGAGTCTTTCATAATTACCGATATACTTTCCTGGTATCGTCTGTCAACCTCAGGGTGTTCATCTCGATCTAAGAGTACAGAAACGAAGTTTTTGTTCAAAAGGTCAGCTATCTGTGGATCTAGAAATATTTCATCAGTTATTTCATGACACTCCTGACACCATAGAGCACACGAAACCAAAAAAATTGGTTTATCCTCACTTTTTGCCCTGTCCAGACACTCTTTTGACCATGGATACCAGTCTATAGGATCATCTTTATGTAATTTCAGGATTTCGCTATCCGTGTTGCCGAGCTTGTTCATTAAATTAGACCTCCAATTATATGGAAAAAATTTTATACAAAATTACATTATACATTATTAATAGGATTCTTTATTACGTTGAAAAAATAAAGTCATAATTGTGTCGAAAGACAGTTTGATGTGAAATTTATTTGGTTTTTTCTATATATTTCATAATGTTTTGGAGTTCTGCGATCTTTTCGTCCACGTCTTTACTATTTACTGCGTTTCTTACGCATCTGTCAATGTGTTTATTTAAGACAGATGTATTAGCCTTTTTTAGTATAGCTATAATTGCCAGAATCTGGTTTGATATATCTATACAATATCTTTCATCTTCAATCATATTTATTACGCCATCAATGTGTCCTCTGGCAGTTTTTAGTAATTTGAGAGCATCTTTATGAAATGGTTCTTTTTTGTTAGTATTCGACTTTTTCAACCTTATATGCCGTGTCCTCTAAAGATTTTTCCAGCGCTTCTTTGCTAATATTTTTGGTACTTTTAATGTTTGCAATTTTTGTAGCCAGGTCTACTTCAACCTTTTCAACGCCATCAATTTGAGAAAATAACCTTTCAACTGTCTTTTTACAGTGCATGCACGTCATTCCTGAAACGTATACCTTCATTTTTTCACCTCAAGACTTTTTAAAAATTTTTTCTAAGTTAGGTTTTTGGTCCTTGAACGTTCCATAAAAAAATTTATCATTTATAACAGTAATTGGAGCTATTCTGACGCCAAACTTTTTATAGGCTTCATCTGCATTTGAATTAGCTGTGATATCTATCTCAGTATATTGTATATTATTTTTTTTAAGCCAGTTTTTTACGGCTGCGCAGTCTGGGCATCCAGGCGATGTGTAGATAATAACGTCATCTTTCATTTTTTTTGCTCCTCTTAAATTTATTTAAATCTACTTATCTAAGACTATAAACTTTCCATACATGCCATGTTGTGCATGTCCTGGTACCTGACATATATAATAATATGTTCCGGGTGTATTTGCACTAAATTCTGTGGATCCAGTTGCCAAAAGTTTACTTTGTTTGTCTTCATAAGGTAATGGTCTGATTGCAGAATATTGGAATGCTAAGGATATGTTCATCATCACCATATAAGGATATGAAGGTGCGGTGTTTGTAATTATTATCCCATGATACATATCATCATCATTGTTTATTAGTTTCAGAGTTACATTGGCATTTTTTCTAACAATAATAGTTGGATTTATTAGATTTCCTACTCCGAACGAATACATTGCATTGTCATTTGGAGAAGCTATGATGGGTATAACAGGGTTTTGATCGTTAAAGGTGACCGAATTGTTCTTATCGTTAACTGCTACGTTGCCAGTGAGATCTGAAAAACTCTTTAACTGGTTTGTAGGTATGGTTTGATAGCTACTCTGACCATTGTTATAGCCATACATCATTCCAGGTCCATAACCGTTTCCCGAACCATTTCCTTTTCCATACATCATTCCAGGTCCATAACCGTTTGTATATGTGCAAAATCCATTGCTATAAGCATATCCAAAAGCTAATATAAAGACTAAAACCAAAATAAAAATAATTGGCTTTACAAAACTCCTTTTAAACATTTTTAACCTCCTAAATATAATTTATATTTTAAAATTTCTAAGCCTAAGGGAGTTTGTAACTACAAAAACTGAGCTTGTAGCCATTGCTGCCTCGGCTATTACAGGATGAAGCATTCCAAGTGCTGCGAAGGGGATTGCAATAATGTTGTAGAAAAAAGCCCAAAACAGGTTTTGTTTAATTTTTTTGAACGTTGCTATAGACAGTTTTATAGATTTAGCTACGCTTATAAGATCATCTGACATTAATGTAATGTTGCTTGCTTCTTTGGCTATATCAGTTCCAGTTCCTATGGATATTCCTACATCCGATTGTTTTAAAGACGGGGCGTCATTTATTCCATCTCCAACCATTGCCACAACATGGCCTTTCTCTTGAAGTCTTTTGATGTGTGCTATTTTGTCTTGAGGCAATAGGTTAGCAAAATATTCATCAATGCCAACTTGACCTGCAACATATCTTGCAGTTTCTTCGTTGTCACCTGTGAGCATTATTGTTTTTATGCCCATCTTTTTGATTTGATCAATTGCTTCTCTTGCATTCTCTTTTATCTTAAAAGACAAAGCCATAATTCCCAGTAAACCCTTTTCATCTTCATATGCTATTGCCAGAGTTTTTCCTTCAAATTTTGACTTATCAATGTCTTTTATCCCTGCAATTTTTTCAATAAATTTTGGACTCCCTACGATGATCTTCTTGTTATTTAAATAGCCTTCTACTCCTAAACCTGGAACTACCTTTACGCTTTGAAAGTCTATTTTCGAAATGTTGTTGTCTTTTGCAAATTTATTAATTGCAATGCCGATAGGATGTTCGCTATAACTCTCAAGGGAGGCAACAATCTTTATAAATTCCTCTCTATCAATGTTTGACACAATATCAGTAATATAGAGTTCTTTGTCTGTAATTGTCCCTGTTTTGTCAAATACTACTATATCTATATCCTTTGCTCTTTCCAAGGCTTCACCTGATCTAATTAGTATTCCTTTAGATGCTCCTAATCCTAATCCTACCATTAGTGCAGTTGGAGTAGCGAGTCCTAGTGCACAGGGACAGGCTATTACAAGCGTTGCGATTGAAGCATATAAGGCAGCTGAAATTGTGTTGAGATTAGGATTTACCCAGGGAAGAAAATTCTTTACCCAGAAATTTAATTTGTGTAAATCTGATGGGAACAAGATCCAGGCTATAAATGTTAGAATAGCAATAATTATAATCGATGGAACGAAAATTGAAATAACCCTATCAGCAAATGCTTGTACAGGAACTTTAGTGCTCTGAGCGTCTTCTACTAATTTTGAAATTTTTGATAGGACTGTACTTTCTCCTATTTGTGTAACTCTGACTTTTATTGTGCCAAGTTGATTTATGGTGCCACCAATTACTTTATCATTAATTGATTTGGTGACTGGTAGACTTTCTCCAGTTATCATTGACTCGTCTACTGATGTGGTACCCTCAATTATTACTGAATCTGTTGGAATTTGCTCAGATGGTTTTACCAAAAGAATATCTGAAACCTTCACAAAGTCTATATCTACTGTTTCTATGGAACCGTCTTGTTTTACCAGATTAGCTTTCTTGGGGCTAAGGTTTAGTAGCTTTTTTATCTCTTCCGATGCTCTCCCCTTTGCTTTGTTTTCCAGGTATTGTCCTATAAGATAAAAGCTGGTGATCATAGCTCCTACTCCAGAATAATCAGCTATTTTTTGACCAAGCAAATTTAATACTCCTGTTAAATACGAAGACGTTACTCCGAAAAATATTAAAACGTCCATATTGGTATTTTTGTGAATCAATGCTTTTATTGCGCTTTTTATAGGATCTATACCTATTATGAAAATCACCGGGAAAGATAGAATAAGGTTTATTAGAATGTGATATTTGAATTCAATATTAAAAAACATGTGTAAAAACATAATAAAGCTAAGAGGGATTGTAATAGCCCAGGCATATATCATCTTTAATTTAGCTTTTTTTACCTTTTCCAAAAACTCATCGGACTCGTCTCTTTTATTAGCTTTTTCATAGAAGGCTTTGTATCCAGCTTTTTCTACGGCTTCAAAAACATCTTTTTCATTAAAATTTTGTGGATCAAATGTTATCAAAGCCTTTTCGCTGGCAAGATTTACTACTGCGCTTTTGACGCCTTTGACTTTCTTAAGAGCCTTTTCCACGTTCATTGCACAAGAGGCGCAACTCATTCCCTCTATCTTTAAGATTAACTTCTCCATCTGTTTTTGACCTCCTTTCCCACCCCATATGGGGTGGGTTATATTACATTATAATACTGTATTATTTTTTGTCAAACATTTTAATGATTATTTGCAAAAACTTTGAAAGATTTCAGTTTACTAAAATAGATTGCCGTAAAAATTCTTGATTTATCAATATGTTGCAGTTATTTATATGGGTTAGCTAAAAAATATTCGTAACACCTCAGGAACAAGCCAGAATAGCAAGAAGAATTTGTATAGCTGGAATATATATAAGTATTAGTTATCTATCTATATGTAGCTTAATTATAAGCGCATTATTTATTTATTTTAATTTATAATAAGTTATAAGGATATTTAAGCGCAATTTTTAGACTGTAAATTATAATAAGATTGAGTTAATCAAATACGAGGAGGTTTTATGGCTGAAATAAAGTTTGAAATCATAGAAACATTGGGAACCATTTCAGAAAGTCCAAAAGGATGGAAGAAGGATTTAAAACTGGTTAGCTGGAACGATAAGACTGCTAAATATGATATTAGAGAGTGGTCATCCAATTATGATAGAATGGGCAAAGGGTTGACTTTTACAAAAGAAGAGTTGATCTCTTTAAGAAATATTTTAAATACACTTGAACTTTAGAAAAGATTAAAATATTTGTGAGAAATTTTGATTTTTAAATTTAAGTTGACAGACTTTTTCTTTATAACAGGTTTTTGTTAATAATTTCGTAAATTAATTATGATTTCTTTAAAGAATATAATTTTGCTGTGTTGTTTATGTGTGGCTAGTTTTATGGTAAGCCTTGATGTTAGCATAGTAAACATCTCTTACCCTTACTTGAGCAAAGTTTTTAACGTCAATACTGAAAGTGTATCAAATTTGGCAATATTTTATCTTTTGTCACTTTGTTCAATGCTTATTATTTTTGGAAAAATTTCTGATTCTATAGGAGCGTCAAGGGTATTTTTGTTTGGATCTCTTTTATTCTCTTTGACTTCGCTTTTTTGTGCTGTTTCAGGGAATTTTTATATCCTGTTGATAGGAAGGTTTTTACAGGGGGTATCATCAAGTATGATTTCTGCAACTACAGGAGCCTTGATTTTGCAACGTTTGCCCAAAGACTTGATAGGAAGGTCTTTTGCAGCAGTTACCGGGCTTGGAGGAATAGGATTTGCATTTGGTTCTCCAATTGGTTCGCTTTTGGTGGAAAATTTTGGATGGCACTCTATTTTTTTAATAAACGTACCCATAGGCATTCTGACTTTTATTTTTGGGATTATTTCGTTATCAAAGACATATGAAACAAGGCTCAAAAATAAAATTGATTTTTTAAGCTCTCTTTTGATCTTTCTAATAATTTCTTTGTTAACCGTTATATTAAGTCTATATAGAATTATAATCGAAAAAAATTTGATTTTCTTGCTATGGGTTCTATGGTTTTTGCTTTTCTTCTTCTTTTTGTATTATGAAAAGAAAAACAAAAATGCGACTATAGACTTTTCAATCTTCAGGAACAAAAACATATTGTTTGCACTTATTTCGAGTTTTCTAATAGTTTGTTTGTTTGATGGTTTTAACTTCATAATACCCTTTTTTGCCATTGGCGCAATGGGTTTTAGCCAGGAACTGACAGGTTTTTTGATTGGTGTTGGAAGTACGATAACTATCTTAACATCTCCATTGATTGGGTTTTTGTCTGATAGATTTGGTCACAGGAAAATGTGTATCCTTTCCTCGGTGAATGTTTTTTTGTCAAGCATATTGTTCTTTTTTATTCAAAATTTCGTTTCTATTTTTTATTTTGTAATTGCTATTGTATTTGCTGGTATTGGCTTAATTGGGTTTTTCGTTGCAAGTCCATCTCTTATTTTAGGACAGGTAAAAAAAGCGCAAAGTGGTTTTGTTTCCTCATTCATCCAGGTGGTTCAAAATCTTGGAGCTATAATTGGCATATATATTTTTAGCAATTTTTATGGGAAAATAGATATATATGAATCGAGGAAACTTTTGGAAAGGGGTTTTCACGATGCGTGTTCTTTTGGGATATTCTTAAGCTTTATTTCGATAATTTTTTCTTTTTTTGCATTTGAAAACAGGGCAAAAGGAGTTTTGGGTGCCGAGTATAAAGATAAATAACCTTGAAACGTATTATGAGATTTTTGGAGCAGGGACCGATTGTCTGATTTTGCACGGTGGCAGTGAAAACATTAGTACGATGCATAATCTGGCAGGTAGACTGTCTGAAAAGAATTATAAGATATATTTGCCTGAACGAAGGGGACATGGCAGAAGCCTGGATACAGGCGATGAGTTTTCTTATGAACAGTTTGCATCAGACACATATCAGTTTATAAAAGCCTTTAAGCTGGAAGGGTGTTATGCAGTAGGTTATAGCGATGGGGCGATAATTCTTCTGCTTTTGTCGATAGAGAATCCAACACTTTTCAAGAAGATCGCTTTGTTGGGGGGACAATATCACTATGAGGGTCTTGAACCATATTTTGTAAAAGCTTTAAAGACAGATAACGTTTTAAAACTTTTTGAAAAAGAGAGAATAGAATATGAAAGGATAAATAAATACGGCGTAAGTTTCGAAAAATTCCTGAAAAAAATAATTTTGCTGTGGCTGACATCTCCGAAAATTGATTATACAGAGCTCAAAAAGATAACCACTCCTACTTTGATAATTAGCGCTGACAGAGACATTATAAAGCTTGAACACACTATTTCTATGTTTAGGGCGATTGAAAGATCACATCTTGCAATTATACCCAATTCTAATCACAATTTCCCAATTTCTAGACCTAATTTTACAGCTAGTTTGATTTTGAACTTTTTTAACTCAAAGCCATGAAAATTAAAGTATGTCCTTTTCAGATTCTCGTATCAAAGGAAAACAGGAAGCCTTCAATATGTATAAATTGTTTAGATGAAAATGGCGAAAGGATAAAATTGTTTGATGATAGTTTCAGACCAAGTTTTTACGTGCTTGTCGAAGAGAACAGTGAAAGGATAGAGTCTGTTATTAACTCTTCTCTTAATGAGGGAGTTAAGGAATTTAAAATAGAAAACAAGATATATATTGGTGAGAATAAGAGGTTTTATAGGATATATTTTGATTTCAATGAAGATAAGGACGTCCAAAGTGCTAAATTTTTTAAAAAATTTAGAGAGTTTATTTTATTTCATCACGATCTGAGGCCAACAGTTCAGTATATCTTAGAAAAGAACATAACCTTTTGCGCTTTCAATGAGATAGAAGTAAATAAATTTTCAGATGGTTATAGGGTAGAGGGTGATTTTTCTTTATATAGCTACGATTATCCTGACTTTAAATCTATGTCCTTTTACTTCTTGACAGATAGCAAGGTGTTAAATCCTGATCCAGAAATAAACAAAGTTACTTATATATCAATATTTTCCAATGAGGGGCCGATGACTTTTGAGGGGGACGAAAGGGGTATCTTTGAGAGTTTTTTAACATTTATCAAACGTTACAAGCCGAGCATCATATACGTTTTTAACGTCGGTCAAGATGATTTTGACTTCATGGCGAAAAGGGCAAAAAGCTTAGGCCTTGATCTAAAATTTGAGGATAGTCTTCCTGTTAAAGGCCAATTTGGTTCCATTCAAATAGATTCGATAGTAATATTCGATCTCTTCCAATATGCCCAGACTTTGTATGACCTTAAGCAAAAGGAATTAAAAAAGACTTTAGAGTTTTTGAATATAGCTTTTCAAAAGGATTACATTCTAGACCAGATCGAACTTGTAAAAGCTATTGAGTTTTTAGATGCTGAAAGGTTGTCAAAGCATTGTAAATATTCTGCCAAATCTATCTTTGATCTTGGAGAGCTAACCCATCAGTTATACTTTTCTCTATCTCAGATTACGTTTATGCCGCTTGATGTTGTGATATTTGCTCCTACCGGGTTTAGGGTTGAAGGGCTTTTTATGAAAAAGAGTTATTTACAAAATATGATAATATTGCCGAAAAAACGACACGTTAGCGATTCTTATGAAGGGGGTATAGTTCTAAAGACATCTCCTGGAGTGTATAAGAACGTAGTAGTTTTAGACTTTAAGAGCATGCTTCCGTCTATTATGATAAGATATAACATTTCATTTGATACATTTGTTGAGGAAAGCTGTGATGAAGAATGCTTTAAGTCTCCAAAGAATAAATATAAGTTTAGAAAGAGACCGGACGGATTCTATAAAAAAATCCTTCAAGAATTAATTTCTGAAAGGGATAGAATAAAAAAAAGTATGGATAATTTTCCAAAGTCTTCGAAAGAGTATATCTTCCTGAACGCTAAACAAAAGACCTTGAAGATAATTACAAATGCCTGTTATGGATATGCAGGGTGGCAAAGTGCCAGGTGGTTTAAGAAAGAAATTGCTGAGGCCACTTCCGAGTGGGGCAGGAAGACTCTAACAGATGCAATAGAACTGGCTGTAAGTTTAGGTCTTGAGATTATATATGGCGACACAGATAGCCTTTTTATAAAAGAAAGTGAAAATATAAGCAAATTTCTTTCAGAATTGAAACTTAGGGGCGAAATTATTAAAGTTGACGAAGTCTTTAGATCGGTTGTTTTTACTGAGGCTAAGAAAAAATATGCTGGAATTAACGATTCCGGGGAGCTAGTCCTGGTTGGTTTTGAAGGGGTCCACGGTGATGTTCCAGAAATTGTTAGGATTGTTCAGGAAAAAATTTTAAGATCTATTTTGAATTTTAAAGGATTTGATGCTGCTATAGAAATTTTACAGGACGAAATAGAGAAGCTAAGAAATAATGAATATCCACTTTTGTCCTTTGTAATTTATAGGGCTGTTAATAAGAATATAAGTTCATATGAAGTAAGAGCACCTCACGTTGAGGCTGCTAAAAAATACATTCAGATGGGATTCAAGTTGAGATCGGATAACATTATAGGATATGTGATTACAAAAGGTGCTGGAGCAATTAACTCAAGGGCTATGCCTTATATCTATTTGAAAGTCGAGGATGTAGATGTTGATTACTATATAAAAAATTTACTTGTTCCTTCTGTTTCAAGAATTCTATATAGCATTTTTGGAAAAAAAGTTGTCTTTAAAAACGACAAATTGATTGTGGATAATGATAAAAAGGATTATCTTTTCAATTGATAATTTAGCTATAATTAGATTTAATTGAGATTGTTTTAAGAGGTGATTAGATGTACATAAAGATGTTGAAATCAAAGATTCATAGAGCAAAGGTAACGGATACAAACCTCAATTATGAAGGCAGTATAGGCATAGACAAAGCTTTACTTGAAGAGTCAGGAATAATGCCAGGTCAGGCGGTA comes from Thermodesulfobium acidiphilum and encodes:
- a CDS encoding DUF255 domain-containing protein, with the translated sequence MNKLGNTDSEILKLHKDDPIDWYPWSKECLDRAKSEDKPIFLVSCALWCQECHEITDEIFLDPQIADLLNKNFVSVLLDRDEHPEVDRRYQESISVIMKDSGWPLIAFLTPEARAFYGFVYRKTNEEIGFKDILERVLGMFKEARKKIEELSKNNEELIQKHFHTEPMGIDNNIIHFSVMEVLENWDDVSGSLALDQKFYFPSLFEVMVNQYVNETQTDTKEEIKKAVLLVLRNMAKGKIHDKEEGGFYRCSADEAWQCVREEKTTADNAELLRLYSRAFRTFVASDLKDIINQFKKYFSANESEEGGFYTSNAKIKGKRFVDKSIYTDVNSLVIEAFCESYLATSDKYFLESAVKTANMLLDNRLQNAHLMRSKTKPGILSDYAYFGYSLLRLFEITKEEKYLESSKNVIDMALNRFWNRGKGGFFEVESESGLYDQIEYLLDMPLSAPGPYIFMSMMELLRNFPQEIKYEYFLEEYARKLMGSADKNPIHSGSVLRALDVLINHPIEKEEVAFDLKNQTFN
- a CDS encoding metal-sensing transcriptional repressor; the encoded protein is MKKSNTNKKEPFHKDALKLLKTARGHIDGVINMIEDERYCIDISNQILAIIAILKKANTSVLNKHIDRCVRNAVNSKDVDEKIAELQNIMKYIEKTK
- a CDS encoding heavy-metal-associated domain-containing protein — encoded protein: MKVYVSGMTCMHCKKTVERLFSQIDGVEKVEVDLATKIANIKSTKNISKEALEKSLEDTAYKVEKVEY
- a CDS encoding glutaredoxin family protein, which codes for MKDDVIIYTSPGCPDCAAVKNWLKKNNIQYTEIDITANSNADEAYKKFGVRIAPITVINDKFFYGTFKDQKPNLEKIFKKS
- a CDS encoding heavy metal translocating P-type ATPase, which gives rise to MEKLILKIEGMSCASCAMNVEKALKKVKGVKSAVVNLASEKALITFDPQNFNEKDVFEAVEKAGYKAFYEKANKRDESDEFLEKVKKAKLKMIYAWAITIPLSFIMFLHMFFNIEFKYHILINLILSFPVIFIIGIDPIKSAIKALIHKNTNMDVLIFFGVTSSYLTGVLNLLGQKIADYSGVGAMITSFYLIGQYLENKAKGRASEEIKKLLNLSPKKANLVKQDGSIETVDIDFVKVSDILLVKPSEQIPTDSVIIEGTTSVDESMITGESLPVTKSINDKVIGGTINQLGTIKVRVTQIGESTVLSKISKLVEDAQSTKVPVQAFADRVISIFVPSIIIIAILTFIAWILFPSDLHKLNFWVKNFLPWVNPNLNTISAALYASIATLVIACPCALGLATPTALMVGLGLGASKGILIRSGEALERAKDIDIVVFDKTGTITDKELYITDIVSNIDREEFIKIVASLESYSEHPIGIAINKFAKDNNISKIDFQSVKVVPGLGVEGYLNNKKIIVGSPKFIEKIAGIKDIDKSKFEGKTLAIAYEDEKGLLGIMALSFKIKENAREAIDQIKKMGIKTIMLTGDNEETARYVAGQVGIDEYFANLLPQDKIAHIKRLQEKGHVVAMVGDGINDAPSLKQSDVGISIGTGTDIAKEASNITLMSDDLISVAKSIKLSIATFKKIKQNLFWAFFYNIIAIPFAALGMLHPVIAEAAMATSSVFVVTNSLRLRNFKI
- a CDS encoding YdbC family protein, producing the protein MAEIKFEIIETLGTISESPKGWKKDLKLVSWNDKTAKYDIREWSSNYDRMGKGLTFTKEELISLRNILNTLEL
- a CDS encoding MFS transporter, whose product is MISLKNIILLCCLCVASFMVSLDVSIVNISYPYLSKVFNVNTESVSNLAIFYLLSLCSMLIIFGKISDSIGASRVFLFGSLLFSLTSLFCAVSGNFYILLIGRFLQGVSSSMISATTGALILQRLPKDLIGRSFAAVTGLGGIGFAFGSPIGSLLVENFGWHSIFLINVPIGILTFIFGIISLSKTYETRLKNKIDFLSSLLIFLIISLLTVILSLYRIIIEKNLIFLLWVLWFLLFFFFLYYEKKNKNATIDFSIFRNKNILFALISSFLIVCLFDGFNFIIPFFAIGAMGFSQELTGFLIGVGSTITILTSPLIGFLSDRFGHRKMCILSSVNVFLSSILFFFIQNFVSIFYFVIAIVFAGIGLIGFFVASPSLILGQVKKAQSGFVSSFIQVVQNLGAIIGIYIFSNFYGKIDIYESRKLLERGFHDACSFGIFLSFISIIFSFFAFENRAKGVLGAEYKDK
- a CDS encoding alpha/beta fold hydrolase, with amino-acid sequence MPSIKINNLETYYEIFGAGTDCLILHGGSENISTMHNLAGRLSEKNYKIYLPERRGHGRSLDTGDEFSYEQFASDTYQFIKAFKLEGCYAVGYSDGAIILLLLSIENPTLFKKIALLGGQYHYEGLEPYFVKALKTDNVLKLFEKERIEYERINKYGVSFEKFLKKIILLWLTSPKIDYTELKKITTPTLIISADRDIIKLEHTISMFRAIERSHLAIIPNSNHNFPISRPNFTASLILNFFNSKP
- a CDS encoding DNA-directed DNA polymerase is translated as MFDDSFRPSFYVLVEENSERIESVINSSLNEGVKEFKIENKIYIGENKRFYRIYFDFNEDKDVQSAKFFKKFREFILFHHDLRPTVQYILEKNITFCAFNEIEVNKFSDGYRVEGDFSLYSYDYPDFKSMSFYFLTDSKVLNPDPEINKVTYISIFSNEGPMTFEGDERGIFESFLTFIKRYKPSIIYVFNVGQDDFDFMAKRAKSLGLDLKFEDSLPVKGQFGSIQIDSIVIFDLFQYAQTLYDLKQKELKKTLEFLNIAFQKDYILDQIELVKAIEFLDAERLSKHCKYSAKSIFDLGELTHQLYFSLSQITFMPLDVVIFAPTGFRVEGLFMKKSYLQNMIILPKKRHVSDSYEGGIVLKTSPGVYKNVVVLDFKSMLPSIMIRYNISFDTFVEESCDEECFKSPKNKYKFRKRPDGFYKKILQELISERDRIKKSMDNFPKSSKEYIFLNAKQKTLKIITNACYGYAGWQSARWFKKEIAEATSEWGRKTLTDAIELAVSLGLEIIYGDTDSLFIKESENISKFLSELKLRGEIIKVDEVFRSVVFTEAKKKYAGINDSGELVLVGFEGVHGDVPEIVRIVQEKILRSILNFKGFDAAIEILQDEIEKLRNNEYPLLSFVIYRAVNKNISSYEVRAPHVEAAKKYIQMGFKLRSDNIIGYVITKGAGAINSRAMPYIYLKVEDVDVDYYIKNLLVPSVSRILYSIFGKKVVFKNDKLIVDNDKKDYLFN